The Glycine soja cultivar W05 chromosome 3, ASM419377v2, whole genome shotgun sequence genome window below encodes:
- the LOC114406623 gene encoding zinc finger MYM-type protein 1-like, producing the protein MRRFLVDRASIENVNIVQQEAELEPPPNVVNEFNPNEIVRDPGHRKQINEYAPDIQHQVRRAYILKGPMQPHLPSFPRTPFGSVSRAFSKSWYKNYTWLEYSEIKDAAYCFYCFLFKQPGRAEHFGFEVFTKSGYRDWKHASQGLKDHVGSHNSLHNSCVKHYDDYNNQRQSVTSKFAKATKESEELYKIRLTCSLDCSRYLIAQGMAFRGHDESSTSLNKGNFREMVDWVKSQNEQVRDAFDRGGKNCTMTCGDIQKELATCCAHEVTKVIMEELGDRQFSVLIDEPRDISVKEQMAVMLRFLNDKGNVVERFIALHHVTDTSSKSLKDALYGILDKYTLSISRIRGQGYDGASNMRGEFNGLQRKILDENPYAFYVHCYAHRLQLVVVSVTSSCSSIHDFFEYITLIVNTTSASCKRRDALTEAQHKDILNKLESGEISRGRGLHQSSSLTRPGDTRWGSHHTTLLRLDQMWSSVLKVLSMVDEDGRGPSQAAGLIEKMESFKFAFILRLMLKLFGITNELSNILQRKDLNIVNAMELVDVVKARLGTMRESGWNNFFADVQGFCVAKSILVPNMDDEIPVRGRSRAEGRTITNLHHYRAEIFYVAIDKICVEMDHRFSEGSNIILDCFSCLDPKNSFSKFDVDKLARLADIYHADFSDDDRGTIRDQLETYVLQVRRNASFSTCEDVQSLAMKMVQTEKHLVFPLVYKLIELALILPVSTASVERAFSAMKIIKSKLRNKINDVWFNDLMVCYTEREIFKSLDDIDIIRTFTAKKSRKGHLPRNFI; encoded by the exons ATGAGGAGATTTTTGGTTGATAGAGCAAGTATTGAGAATGTGAATATTGTACAACAAGAAGCCGAATTAGAACCGCCACCTAATGTGGTTAATGAGTTTAACCCAAATGAGATTGTGCGTGATCCAGGTCATAGGAAACAAATTAATGAGTATGCTCCGGATATTCAACATCAAGTGAGGAGGGCATATATATTGAAGGGTCCAATGCAACCACATTTGCCAAGCTTTCCTCGTACTCCATTTGGAAGTGTTTCTAGAGCATTTAGTAAATCATGGTATAAGAATTACACATGGTTAGAATACAGTGAGATCAAGGATGCAGCTTATTGTTTTTATTGCTTTCTCTTTAAGCAACCCGGGAGGGCCGAACACTTTGGTTTTGAAGTCTTCACTAAAAGCGGATATAGAGATTGGAAGCATGCATCTCAAGGCTTGAAAGATCATGTTGGTAGTCATAATAGTTTGCACAACTCATGTGTCAAGCACTACGATGATTATAATAATCAAAGACAAAGTGTGACAAGTAAGTTTGCTAAAGCAACCAAGGAATCAGAAGAATTGTATAAGATTCGTTTGACTTGTTCTTTAGATTGTTCAAGATATCTCATAGCACAAGGCATGGCTTTCCGTGGCCATGATGAATCCTCTACTTCGCTAAATAAGGGCAATTTTAGAGAGATGGTAGATTGGGTAAAATCTCAGAATGAACAAGTGAGGGATGCTTTTGACCGTGGTggaaaaaattgcacaatgacTTGCGGTGACATTCAAAAGGAGCTTGCAACGTGTTGTGCACATGAAGTTACCAAGGTGATTATGGAAGAGCTTGGTGATAGACAATTCTCCGTGCTTATTGACGAGCCACGTGATATATCCGTCAAAGAGCAAATGGCGGTGATGTTGAG gtttttgaatgacaaagggaaTGTTGTGGAACGATTTATTGCTCTACATCATGTCACAGATACTTCATCTAAGTCATTAAAGGATGCTCTTTATGGTATTCTTGATAAGTACACATTATCTATTTCAAGGATACGAGGGCAAGGATATGATGGAGCTTCAAATATGAGAGGTGAATTTAAtggtttgcaaagaaaaattctaGATGAAAATCCTTATGCTTTCTATGTCCATTGTTATGCTCACCGTTTGCAATTGGTTGTTGTGTCTGTTACTAGTAGTTGCTCATCTATTCATGATTTCTTTGAGTACATCACCTTGATTGTGAATACAACAAGTGCATCTTGTAAGAGGAGGGATGCTTTGACAGAGGCACAAcacaaagatattttaaataaacttgaGAGTGGTGAGATATCTAGAGGAAGGGGCTTACACCAATCATCTAGTCTCACTAGACCCGGGGATACTAGATGGGGTTCACATCATACTACATTGCTTCGTTTGGATCAAATGTGGTCCTCCGTGTTAAAGGTGCTTAGTATGGTTGATGAAGATGGACGTGGACCATCTCAAGCAGCAGGTTTGATAGAAAAAATGGAGAGCTTTaaatttgcttttattttgagGTTAATGTTAAAGTTGTTTGGTATCACAAACGAGCTTTCAAATATATTGCAAAGAAAAGATCTTAATATTGTGAATGCCATGGAATTAGTTGATGTTGTCAAAGCTCGGTTGGGCACAATGAGAGAGAGTGgctggaataatttttttgccgATGTCCAAGGATTTTGTGTTGCTAAAAGTATTCTGGTACCAAATATGGATGACGAAATACCAGTTCGGGGTCGTTCAAGAGCAGAAGGGAGGACTATCACTAATCTTCATCATTACCGTGCAGAGATTTTTTATGTTGCTATTGATAAAATATGTGTGGAGATGGATCACCGCTTTAGTGAAGGAAGTAACATTATACTTGATTGCTTCTCATGTCTTGACCCCAAGAACTCTTTCTCCAAGTTTGATGTTGATAAGCTTGCTCGTCTTGCTGATATTTATCATGCAGACTTTTCTGATGATGACCGAGGAACAATTAGGGATCAACTTGAAACTTATGTGCTTCAAGTGAGAAGAAATGCTTCTTTTTCCACTTGTGAAGATGTTCAAAGTTTGGCTATGAAGATGGTTCAAACTGAGAAACATTTGGTATTTCCATTGGTTTATAAACTTATTGAGCTAGCTTTGATATTGCCGGTGTCGACAGCATCCGTTGAAAGAGCTTTTTCAGCAATGAAGATTATCAAGTCTAAATTGCGCAATAAGATCAACGATGTGTGGTTCAATGACTTGATGGTATGTTACACCGAGCGGGAGATATTCAAGTCActtgatgatattgatattattCGAACATTTACCGCAAAGAAGTCTCGGAAAGGACACTTGCCtcgtaattttatttaa